The Bartonella australis AUST/NH1 genome contains the following window.
TCCTGCTTTCATAATGCGCAAATACCCACCATTACGCGACGCATAACGCGGCGCGAGTGTGTCAAACAGCTTTGCAACCTTTTCTACATCACAAAGGGCCGAAATTGCTTGTCGACGTGCGTGCAAGCTCCCACGCTTACCCAGTGTGACCAATTTCTCAACGATAGGACGAATTTCTTTAGCCTTCGGAAGCGTTGTCACGATCTGCTCGTGTTCAATCAACGAAGTCGCCATATTTACAAACATCGCTTTACGGTGACTAGCAGTTCGGTTCAGCTTGCGGCCTGACTTACCATGACGCATGAGCCCTCTCCTTAAATCTTATTTTTAATACTGATCTTCGTAGCGTTTGGCAAGATCATCAATGTTTTCAGGTGGCCACGCAGGAATCTCCATGCCAAGATGAAGCCCCATACACGCAAGAACCTCTTTAATTTCATTTAATGACTTCCGCCCAAAATTCGGCGTCCGGAGCATTTCAGATTCCGTTTTTTGAATGAGGTCACCAATGTAGACAATATTATCGTTCTTAAGGCAATTCGCAGAGCGAACTGAAAGTTCCAATTCGTCGACTTTCTTAAGAAGCGCTGGATTAAAAGCAAGTT
Protein-coding sequences here:
- the rplQ gene encoding 50S ribosomal protein L17, translated to MRHGKSGRKLNRTASHRKAMFVNMATSLIEHEQIVTTLPKAKEIRPIVEKLVTLGKRGSLHARRQAISALCDVEKVAKLFDTLAPRYASRNGGYLRIMKAGFRTGDNAPMAVIEFVDRDADAKGAGDRARMEAGVGSKETAS